DNA from Kineococcus mangrovi:
CCGGTCGCCGCGCCGCCCTGGCCCCCGACGCCTCCGCCGAGACGGTCCTGTGGGCGGTGTGGGACGCCACCGGCCTCGCCGCGCGGTGGCAGCGGTCAGCGCTCGCGGGCAGCGCGCTGGAGGGGGCCGACTCCGGTCGCGCCGACCGCGACCTCGACGCGGTGCTCGCCCTCTTCGAGGCGGCCGGGCGCTTCGTCGACCGCTTCCCCGGCACGGGCAGCGCGCAGCGGTTCCTGGACCAGCTCCGGACCGCCGAGGTGCCCTCGGACACGCTCGCCGACCGGGCCCCGGACGCCGGTGCCGTGACCTTGACGACCCCCCAGGGCGCCGTGGGCCGGGAGTGGGACCTCGTGGTCGTGGCCGGGGTGCAGGAGGGGGTCTGGCCCGACCTGCGCCTGCGCGGGTCCCTCCTGGGGGCCCAGGCGCTCGTCGACGTCCTGGAGGGCCGCGACAGCGAGGGGCCGGGCGCGCGCCGGGCCGTCCTGGAGGACGAGCTGCGGCTGTTCCACGTCGCCGTCTCCCGGGCCCGCGAGGAGCTCGTCGTGACCGCCGTGCGCGCCGAGGACGAGCGGCCCTCCGCCTTCGTCGACCTCGTCGCCGACCTCGCGACCGTCGCCGCCCCCGCCGGGGCCGACGGCGAGGACGAGCGCCCGCTCACCCCCGTCCCGCGGGCCGTCTCGCTGCCCGCGCTCGTGGCCCGGTTGCGGCAGGTGGTCTGCGCACCCGCCGCGCTGCACACCCCGCAGCGGCGGGCGGCGGCCGCCGCCCGGCTGGCCGAGCTCGCCCGGGCCGGTGTCCCCGGCGCCGACCCGGCCGACTGGTACGGGCTGCAGGACCTCACCGACGACGGACCGCTGCGCGCGCCGGAGGACCCCGTGGCGGTCTCCCCCTCCCGCGTGGAGAGCTTCGAGCGGTGCGGGTTGCGCTGGCTGCTGGAGAGCTCCGGCGCCCGGCCGGGGGACTCCGCGGGCCAGTCGATCGGGAACCTCGTGCACCGCATCGCCGCCGAGGCGCCCGAGGCCGACGCCTTCGAGCTGCGCCGGCGCCTCGACGTGCTGTGGCCCACCCTCGGCCTGCCCGACGGGTGGGTCGCCGACACCGCCCGCGCCCGGGCCGAGCGGATGGTCGACAAGCTCGCCGAGTACTACCGGCAGGCCCGCCGCGAGGGCCGCACCCTCGTGGGCGTCGAGCTCGACGTCGACGTCACCGTCGGGCGGGCGCGCATCCGGGGCCGGGTCGACCGGCTCGAGCGCGACGCGGCGGGCCGGCCCGTCGTGGTCGACCTCAAGACGGGCAGGGTGCAGCCGTCGAAGGCCGACCTCGCCCGGCTGCCCCAGCTCGGCGTCTACCAGCTCGCCGCCCAGGAGGGGGCCTTCCCCACGACGCGCACGTCGGCCGCGGGGTCGGGCGGGGCCGCCCTGGTCCAGCTCGGCGGGACCCAGAAGACGGCGCCCCAGCAGCACCAGGTCGCCCTCGACGACGACGAGGACCCCGGCTGGGCGCGCGACCTCCTCACCCGCGCGGCCGACGGCATGGCGGCGGGCACCTTCGAGGCCGTCGTGGGCCCGCACTGCGGGTCCTGCCCGGTGATCGGCTCCTGCCCGGCGCAGGACGCCGGTCGCAGCGTCGTGCACGAGGGGGACCGCTGATGCTCAGCGCCCTGGAGATCGCGCAGCGGCTGGGCCGTCCCGCGCCCACCCCCGAGCAGGTGGCCGTCATCGAGGCCCCCGTCGAGCCGCTGCTCGTCGTCGCCGGCGCGGGGTCGGGCAAGACGGAGACCATGTCGTCGCGGGTCGTGTGGCTCGTCGCCAACGGGCTCGTCGCCCCCGAGGACGTCCTGGGGCTCACCTTCACCCGCAAGGCGGCCGGGGAGCTGGCCGAACGCGTCCGCCGCCGGCTGCGGTCGCTGCGGGCCCACGACCTGGCTCCCCGGGCGGACCGGGCGGTGGGCGCGGCGGCGCCCGACGGGCTCGGCGAGGGCGAACCGGTGGTCTCGACCTACCACGCCTACGCCGCCTCGCTCGTGAGCGACCACGGCCTGCGCCTGGGGATCGAGCCGCAGTCGACGGTCCTGTCCGACGCCGGGGCCTGGCAGCTGGCCTCGGAGGTGGTGGAGACGTGGCGCGGGGATCTGCCCGCCGTCGACGCCGCCCCCACGACGCTGGCCGCGGCCCTCCTGCAGCTGGCCGGGGAGTGCGCCGAGCACCTCGTCGAGCCCGGGGACCTCGTCGGCTTCGTCGACGAGGTCGAGGCGTTCGTGCGCACGCTGCCCAAGGACGACAAGGCCGTCGCCCGGTACGGGGCGGGCGTGCCCGGTGAGCCCTACGCCAAGGTCTCGGCGCTGCTCGCGGTCCAGCAGGCCCGCAAGCAGGTCGTGCCGCTCCTGCGGGAGTACCGGCGGCGCAAGCGCGAGGCCGACCAGCTCGACTTCGGCGACCAGGTGCTCGCCGCGGCCCGGCTGGCGCGGGAGGTGCCGGCGGTGGCCGCCACCGAACGGGCGCGGCACCGCGTGGTCCTGCTCGACGAGTACCAGGACACGAGCTACGCCCAGCTGGCGCTGCTGCGCGCGCTCTTCGGCGACGGGCACCCCGTGACGGCCGTGGGCGACCCGCACCAGTCGATCTACGGGTGGCGCGGTGCCAGCGCGGGCAACCTCGTGAGCTTCCCCGCGCACTTCCGCCGCGCCGACGACACGCCCGCCGCGCGGTTGCCGCTCGCGACGAGCTGGCGCAACGACGTCGGGGTCCTCGCCGCGGCCAACGTCGTCGCCGGGCCGCTCAACGACGCCCTCGACGCGGGCAGCGTCGCGGTGCTCAGGCCGCGCCCGGGCGCCGGCACGGGCCGGGTCCGCACGGCCTTCGCGGCCACCGTGGAGGAGGAGGCCGCCGAGGTCGCGGCACGGCTGGCGGAGGTGTGGCGCGCCGACTCCGAACGCCTGGCCGCCGCCCGCCGGGTGCCCGGTGCCGCGGTGCGGCCCCGCCGCACCGCGGCCGTGCTGTGCCGCAAGCGGTCCCAGTTCGTCGTCCTGCAGCGCGCGCTGCGCGAGGCCGGTCTGCCGGTCGAGGTCGTCGGGCTCGGCGGTCTGCTGTCGACCCCGGAGGTCGCCGACGTCGTCGCCACGCTGCACGTCCTGCACGACCCGGGCCGCGGCGACCACCTGGCCCGGCTGCTGACCGGCGCTCGCTGGCGGCTCGGCCCGCGGGACGTGGCCGCGCTCGGCGCGTGGGCCCGGCAGCTGCAGCGCCGTCGCACCCACGCCGGTGACCCGGACGGGACGGACCCGGTCGACCTGCTCGACCCCGTCGACGTCGTCGTGCTGCCCGACGAGGTCGAGGCGGTGAGCCTGGTCGAGGCCCTGGACGAGCTGCCGCCCGCCGGGTGGACGGGACCGGACGGCCGGGGCCTGTCCCCGCGGGCCCTGCGCCGCCTGGCCCGCCTGGCCGGGACGCTGCGGCGGTTGCGGACGCGCACCCACCTGCCGGTCGCGGACCTGG
Protein-coding regions in this window:
- a CDS encoding ATP-dependent helicase: MLSALEIAQRLGRPAPTPEQVAVIEAPVEPLLVVAGAGSGKTETMSSRVVWLVANGLVAPEDVLGLTFTRKAAGELAERVRRRLRSLRAHDLAPRADRAVGAAAPDGLGEGEPVVSTYHAYAASLVSDHGLRLGIEPQSTVLSDAGAWQLASEVVETWRGDLPAVDAAPTTLAAALLQLAGECAEHLVEPGDLVGFVDEVEAFVRTLPKDDKAVARYGAGVPGEPYAKVSALLAVQQARKQVVPLLREYRRRKREADQLDFGDQVLAAARLAREVPAVAATERARHRVVLLDEYQDTSYAQLALLRALFGDGHPVTAVGDPHQSIYGWRGASAGNLVSFPAHFRRADDTPAARLPLATSWRNDVGVLAAANVVAGPLNDALDAGSVAVLRPRPGAGTGRVRTAFAATVEEEAAEVAARLAEVWRADSERLAAARRVPGAAVRPRRTAAVLCRKRSQFVVLQRALREAGLPVEVVGLGGLLSTPEVADVVATLHVLHDPGRGDHLARLLTGARWRLGPRDVAALGAWARQLQRRRTHAGDPDGTDPVDLLDPVDVVVLPDEVEAVSLVEALDELPPAGWTGPDGRGLSPRALRRLARLAGTLRRLRTRTHLPVADLVGEVERSLLLDVEVAARPGSSPSSERGNLDALADAAASFSAGAQRPGLGGFLSWLDAAEVRERGLEPGAADVATDAVQLLTVHASKGLEWDVVAVPGLVEKSFPASGDTAPGWLGGASSLGVLPYPLRGDRASLPEFALASAATQKELDVAREDFLAACGDHQLAEERRLAYVAFTRAREELLLSGASWDEATRPRDPSRFLLEVLQAPPGTVPGLVSLPPAPRPEPDAVNPRTANPQRVVWPVDPLAARRGDVDAGARLVRSALAGGAEETEETEDEEARAWSEQTALLLAERAAAHQTPGVLLPAHLSASRLVALAQDPDALALQLRRPVPLEPRPATRRGTAFHAWLEQRFTASSLLDLVDLPGSADEDAGDDRDLAAMQRTYLASEWASRDPVAVEVSVETPVADLVVRGRIDAVFAASGPQGRTRWDVVDWKTGRPPEGAAARARDVQLAVYRLAWSRWHGVPLEDVSAAFFYASTGDTVRPVDLLDADDLERLVRSVPTVGGGERG